One genomic region from Pseudoduganella lutea encodes:
- the bioD gene encoding dethiobiotin synthase yields the protein MALEDPVIVPVVEAPAAITEEPEDLEPAPTAAPVPGGMRPRFSCFVTGTDTEIGKTLISSAMLHALVCQGVKACGMKPVAAGAVLRDGTLHNDDCDQLEAAGNVHLLQSITTPFLLKEPAAPHIAAALEGIVIDPVPILAAYVEIAAASDASVVEGVGGFRVPLTDTYDTADLAQQLGLPVVLVVGMRLGCINHALLTVEAIAARGLKLVGWVANALEPEMAFADENIEALADRIPAPLLGRVPRLADASAAAAAEYLDFTGLPNWPARRNTK from the coding sequence ATGGCACTTGAAGACCCGGTGATCGTTCCTGTAGTGGAAGCACCCGCGGCAATCACGGAAGAGCCGGAAGACCTGGAACCGGCGCCCACGGCGGCACCCGTCCCGGGCGGCATGCGGCCCCGCTTCTCCTGCTTTGTCACCGGCACGGACACGGAAATCGGCAAGACGCTGATCTCCTCGGCCATGCTGCATGCGCTGGTGTGCCAGGGCGTGAAGGCCTGCGGCATGAAGCCGGTGGCCGCCGGCGCCGTGCTGCGCGACGGCACGCTGCACAACGACGACTGCGACCAGCTCGAGGCCGCGGGCAACGTGCACCTGCTGCAGTCGATCACCACGCCGTTCCTGCTGAAGGAGCCGGCGGCCCCGCACATCGCGGCCGCGCTGGAAGGCATCGTCATCGACCCGGTGCCGATCCTGGCCGCCTACGTGGAAATCGCCGCCGCCAGCGATGCGAGCGTCGTCGAAGGTGTCGGCGGCTTCCGCGTGCCGCTGACCGATACCTACGATACCGCCGACCTGGCGCAGCAGCTCGGCTTGCCCGTGGTGCTCGTCGTGGGCATGCGGCTGGGCTGCATCAACCACGCGCTGTTGACCGTGGAAGCGATCGCCGCGCGCGGCCTGAAGCTGGTCGGCTGGGTAGCCAATGCGCTGGAACCGGAAATGGCGTTCGCCGACGAGAACATCGAGGCGCTGGCCGACCGCATTCCGGCGCCGCTGCTGGGCCGCGTGCCGCGCCTGGCGGACGCCAGCGCCGCCGCCGCGGCCGAGTACCTGGATTTCACGGGCCTGCCGAACTGGCCGGCTCGCCGCAATACAAAGTAA
- the bioB gene encoding biotin synthase BioB, producing MSLHEPKTVALHRPTAAIKLPEGPWPREEVLALFELPFNDLMFRAQQAHRANFPDGDVELATLLSIKTGGCEEDCGYCPQAARYDTGVEAKKILDTETVLEAAKQAKENGATRFCMGAAWRSPKDRDMEKVETMVREVKALGLETCATLGMLEADQAERLKAAGLDYYNHNLDTAPEFYDNVISTRQYQDRLDTLGHVRNAGLKVCCGGIVGMGETRDQRAGLIAQLANLNPYPESVPINHLVQVEGTPLHGVDRLDPLEFVRTIAVARITMPKARVRLSAGRRELGEAVQAMCFMAGANSIFYGDKLLTTDNPEANDDRALLAKLGLSTRAAMLESVQKEACGC from the coding sequence ATGTCCCTGCATGAACCGAAAACCGTCGCCCTGCACCGCCCGACCGCGGCCATCAAGCTGCCCGAGGGCCCGTGGCCGCGCGAAGAGGTGCTGGCCCTGTTCGAACTGCCGTTCAACGACCTGATGTTCCGTGCGCAGCAGGCGCACCGCGCCAATTTCCCGGATGGCGACGTGGAACTGGCCACGCTGCTGTCGATCAAGACGGGCGGCTGCGAAGAAGATTGCGGCTACTGCCCGCAGGCCGCGCGCTACGACACCGGCGTGGAAGCAAAGAAGATCCTCGATACCGAAACGGTGCTGGAAGCGGCGAAGCAGGCCAAGGAAAACGGCGCCACGCGTTTCTGCATGGGCGCCGCCTGGCGTAGCCCGAAGGACCGCGACATGGAAAAGGTCGAGACCATGGTGCGCGAAGTGAAGGCGCTGGGCCTGGAAACCTGCGCCACGCTGGGCATGCTGGAAGCGGACCAGGCCGAGCGCCTGAAGGCCGCCGGCCTCGATTACTACAACCACAACCTGGACACGGCGCCCGAGTTCTACGACAACGTGATTTCCACCCGCCAGTACCAGGACCGTTTGGACACGCTGGGCCACGTGCGCAACGCCGGCCTGAAAGTATGCTGCGGCGGCATCGTGGGCATGGGCGAGACGCGCGACCAGCGCGCAGGCCTGATCGCACAGCTGGCGAACCTGAACCCGTATCCGGAATCGGTGCCGATCAACCACCTCGTGCAGGTGGAAGGCACGCCGCTGCATGGCGTCGACCGCCTCGACCCGCTGGAATTCGTGCGCACGATCGCCGTGGCGCGCATCACGATGCCCAAGGCGCGCGTGCGCCTGTCCGCCGGCCGCCGCGAACTGGGCGAAGCCGTGCAGGCCATGTGCTTCATGGCCGGCGCCAACTCGATCTTCTACGGCGACAAGCTGCTCACCACCGACAACCCGGAAGCGAACGACGACCGGGCGCTGCTGGCCAAGCTGGGCCTGTCGACGCGTGCCGCCATGCTGGAATCGGTACAGAAGGAAGCCTGCGGCTGCTGA
- a CDS encoding acetyl/propionyl/methylcrotonyl-CoA carboxylase subunit alpha, translating to MFKKILIANRGEIACRVAATARKMGIRTVAVYSEADANAKHVAVCDEAVLLGPAPAKESYLCGDKIIAIALATGAQAIHPGYGFLSENAEFAEACAEAGLVFIGPPAAAMRAMGSKSAAKSLMEKAGVPLVPGYHGDEQDAAFLQREADRIGYPVLLKASAGGGGKGMRVVDNAEAFREALASCKREAISSFGDDKVLAEKYLQRPRHIEIQVFADTQGNCIYLFERDCSVQRRHQKVLEEAPAPGMTDERRAAMGDAALAAAKAVGYVGAGTVEFIANQDGSFYFMEMNTRLQVEHPVTEMITGTDLVEWQLRVAAGEPLPKTQDELRIRGHALEARIYAENPDKGFLPSIGTLRHLDTPEAVQFEVGGTGGSGGQPAAVRVDSGVREGDAISPFYDPMIAKLIVWGADRKQALARMAQALSQYQIVGLTGNVAFLKRLVESEAFANADLDTGLIERNAETLFPPARSLPVAALALAAVALIEHEKTRACGTGAGDPWSQALGWRLNSRLARTLAFRDENGKDYDPVFTYLPHGWELSIKGLSVDVALLARDGVDLSVRLGDASVHGTVRRDGDTFHVFTSGGHHVLHYQDPLAHAGETEAEGGRLTAPMPGKVVAVLATQGQAVRKGEPLVIMEAMKMEHTIAAPHDGTVDDILYAVGDQVADGAPLLAFRAVA from the coding sequence ATGTTCAAGAAAATCCTGATCGCCAACCGTGGTGAGATCGCCTGCCGCGTGGCCGCCACGGCCCGCAAGATGGGTATCCGCACCGTGGCTGTGTATTCGGAAGCCGATGCCAACGCAAAGCACGTGGCCGTCTGCGACGAGGCCGTGCTGCTGGGCCCCGCCCCGGCCAAGGAAAGCTACCTGTGCGGCGACAAGATCATCGCCATCGCGCTGGCCACCGGCGCGCAGGCGATCCACCCCGGCTACGGCTTCCTGTCCGAGAACGCCGAATTCGCGGAAGCCTGCGCCGAAGCGGGCCTTGTCTTCATCGGCCCGCCCGCGGCGGCAATGCGCGCGATGGGCTCGAAGTCGGCGGCGAAATCGCTGATGGAAAAGGCCGGCGTGCCGCTGGTGCCGGGTTACCACGGCGATGAACAGGATGCCGCGTTCCTGCAGCGCGAGGCGGACCGCATCGGCTACCCGGTGCTGCTGAAGGCTTCCGCCGGCGGCGGCGGCAAGGGCATGCGCGTGGTCGACAACGCCGAAGCCTTCCGGGAAGCGCTGGCCTCCTGCAAGCGCGAGGCGATCAGCTCCTTCGGCGACGACAAGGTGCTGGCCGAGAAATACCTGCAGCGCCCGCGCCACATCGAGATCCAGGTATTCGCCGACACGCAGGGCAACTGCATCTATTTGTTCGAACGGGATTGCTCGGTACAGCGCCGCCACCAGAAGGTGCTGGAAGAAGCCCCCGCACCCGGCATGACCGATGAACGCCGCGCCGCGATGGGCGACGCGGCCTTGGCGGCGGCGAAAGCCGTGGGCTATGTGGGCGCCGGCACCGTGGAATTCATCGCAAACCAGGATGGCAGTTTCTACTTCATGGAAATGAACACGCGGCTGCAGGTCGAGCATCCGGTAACGGAGATGATCACCGGCACGGACCTCGTGGAATGGCAGTTGCGCGTGGCGGCCGGCGAACCGCTGCCGAAAACGCAGGACGAGCTGAGGATCCGCGGCCACGCGCTGGAAGCGCGGATCTACGCCGAGAATCCCGACAAGGGCTTCCTGCCGTCGATCGGCACGCTGCGCCACCTGGACACGCCTGAGGCGGTGCAGTTCGAAGTGGGCGGCACGGGTGGTAGCGGCGGCCAGCCGGCCGCCGTGCGCGTCGATTCCGGCGTGCGCGAAGGCGATGCGATCTCGCCGTTCTACGACCCGATGATCGCCAAGCTGATCGTCTGGGGCGCCGACCGCAAGCAGGCCCTGGCGCGCATGGCGCAGGCGCTGTCGCAGTACCAGATCGTGGGACTGACGGGCAACGTGGCCTTCCTCAAGCGGCTGGTCGAAAGCGAAGCATTTGCCAATGCGGACCTCGATACGGGCCTCATCGAACGCAACGCCGAAACGTTGTTCCCCCCGGCGCGTTCGCTGCCGGTGGCCGCGCTAGCCCTGGCCGCCGTGGCGCTGATCGAGCATGAGAAAACCCGGGCGTGCGGCACCGGTGCCGGCGACCCGTGGAGCCAGGCACTGGGCTGGCGCCTCAATTCCCGCCTGGCCCGCACGCTGGCGTTCCGCGACGAGAACGGCAAGGATTACGATCCGGTGTTCACGTACCTGCCGCATGGCTGGGAATTGTCGATCAAGGGCCTGTCGGTCGACGTGGCGCTGCTGGCACGCGATGGCGTCGACCTGTCGGTGCGGCTGGGCGATGCGTCGGTGCACGGCACCGTGCGCCGCGATGGCGACACGTTCCACGTCTTCACCAGCGGCGGCCACCACGTGCTGCACTACCAGGACCCGCTGGCCCATGCCGGCGAGACCGAAGCGGAAGGTGGCCGCCTGACGGCGCCGATGCCGGGCAAGGTCGTCGCCGTGCTGGCCACGCAGGGGCAGGCAGTCAGGAAGGGCGAGCCGCTCGTCATCATGGAAGCGATGAAGATGGAACACACGATCGCCGCGCCGCACGACGGCACGGTGGATGACATTTTGTATGCCGTGGGCGACCAGGTTGCGGACGGCGCGCCGCTGCTGGCCTTCCGCGCCGTGGCTTGA
- a CDS encoding YchJ family protein produces MSKTKTPAGCPCGGGPSLAACCGPYIDGTLLPATAELLMRSRYTAYTLKNEPYLLATWHASTRPTERIIDPDEPLQWLGLEVKSTLRLRQRKADFGGQGHPDQDYVEFVARFRQHGKGQRLHEISRFLREPDPALGGTPRWFYVDGDFPTKE; encoded by the coding sequence ATGTCCAAGACGAAGACCCCGGCCGGGTGCCCTTGCGGCGGTGGACCGTCGCTGGCGGCCTGCTGCGGGCCGTACATTGACGGTACGCTGTTGCCGGCCACGGCCGAGCTGCTGATGCGGTCCCGCTACACGGCCTACACGCTGAAGAACGAGCCCTACCTGCTGGCCACCTGGCATGCCAGCACCCGCCCGACCGAGCGGATCATCGATCCGGATGAGCCGTTGCAATGGCTGGGACTTGAGGTAAAATCGACTTTACGTTTACGTCAACGTAAAGCAGATTTCGGCGGCCAGGGCCATCCGGACCAGGACTACGTGGAATTCGTGGCCCGCTTCCGCCAGCACGGCAAGGGCCAGCGGCTGCACGAGATCAGCCGCTTCCTGCGCGAGCCCGACCCGGCCCTTGGCGGCACGCCGCGCTGGTTCTACGTCGACGGAGATTTTCCGACCAAAGAATAA
- a CDS encoding enoyl-CoA hydratase/isomerase family protein has translation MNYDTLTLDTAGAIATVTLNRPDVRNAFNEQSIAELTAAFTALGQVDGIRAIVLAANGSAYCAGADLNWMKKMAGYSEDENRADAMGLANMLRTIYACPKPVVAKVHGDCYGGGVGLVAACDIAVTAEDVHFCLSEVKLGLLPATISPYVIKAMGENAARRYFLTAERFNAREALRIGFVHEVVTASSLDGQVTAIANALASNSPNAVREAKALVREIASQPVTDVLVADTAHRIANIRASAEGREGVAAFLEKRKPSWLG, from the coding sequence ATGAACTACGACACCCTCACCCTTGACACGGCCGGCGCGATCGCCACGGTCACCCTGAACCGCCCGGACGTGCGCAACGCGTTCAACGAACAGTCGATCGCCGAGCTGACGGCCGCCTTCACGGCGCTGGGCCAGGTCGACGGCATCCGCGCCATCGTGCTGGCCGCGAACGGCTCGGCCTATTGCGCCGGCGCCGACCTGAACTGGATGAAGAAAATGGCCGGCTACTCGGAAGACGAGAACCGCGCCGACGCGATGGGGCTGGCGAACATGCTGCGTACCATCTACGCATGCCCGAAGCCGGTGGTGGCAAAGGTGCACGGCGACTGCTACGGCGGCGGCGTGGGCCTGGTGGCCGCCTGCGATATCGCGGTCACCGCCGAGGATGTGCATTTCTGCCTCAGCGAGGTGAAGCTGGGCCTGCTTCCGGCCACCATCTCGCCGTATGTCATCAAGGCGATGGGGGAAAACGCCGCACGGCGCTACTTCCTCACCGCCGAACGTTTCAATGCCAGGGAAGCGCTGCGCATCGGCTTCGTGCACGAAGTGGTCACCGCATCGTCGCTCGACGGCCAGGTGACCGCCATCGCCAACGCGCTGGCGTCCAACAGCCCGAATGCGGTACGGGAAGCGAAAGCGCTGGTGCGCGAGATCGCCAGCCAGCCCGTCACGGATGTGCTGGTGGCCGATACCGCCCACCGCATCGCCAACATCCGCGCGTCGGCCGAAGGGCGCGAGGGCGTGGCCGCGTTCCTCGAGAAGCGCAAGCCTTCCTGGCTCGGTTAA
- the bioF gene encoding 8-amino-7-oxononanoate synthase produces MELLDRLASNLEGLREQSLIRTRRTVETPCGPRVTVDGRELLAFCSNDYLGLAAHPAITAALREGTELYGAGSGASHLISGHSRAHAALEERLADFVGPHLVDARALYFCTGYMANLAVLTALAAGDRNTEIFSEALNHASLIDGARLARTPVKVYPHAGVEALDELLGTSHASNKIVVTDSVFSMDGNLAPLPELLALCEKHGAWLVVDDAHGFGTLGENGRGALEHFDLHSPYLVYMGTLGKAAGVGGAFVAAHATVIETLVQRARPYIFTTAAPPALAHALLTSLDIIGGGEGRERRTHLAGLVAQWHDGLRLQGWTALPSQTAIQPVVIGANEATMDAAAALYERGIWVGGIRPPTVPADSARLRVTLSAGHTAAEVARLVDSINEVNAHMERSRDGT; encoded by the coding sequence ATGGAATTGCTGGACCGATTGGCATCGAACCTGGAGGGGTTGCGAGAGCAAAGCCTGATCCGCACGCGCCGCACCGTCGAGACACCCTGCGGCCCACGCGTGACTGTCGATGGCCGCGAGCTGCTGGCCTTCTGCAGCAACGATTACCTGGGCCTGGCCGCGCATCCCGCCATCACGGCCGCCCTGCGCGAGGGTACCGAACTGTATGGCGCCGGCAGCGGCGCATCGCACCTGATCAGTGGCCACAGCCGCGCCCATGCGGCGCTGGAGGAAAGGCTGGCCGATTTCGTCGGGCCGCACCTCGTCGATGCCCGCGCGCTGTACTTCTGCACCGGCTACATGGCCAACCTGGCCGTGCTGACGGCGCTGGCCGCCGGCGACAGGAACACCGAAATTTTCAGCGAGGCGTTGAACCATGCCTCGCTGATCGACGGTGCCCGCCTGGCCCGCACGCCCGTCAAGGTGTACCCGCATGCGGGCGTGGAAGCGCTCGACGAACTGCTGGGCACGAGCCATGCGAGCAACAAGATCGTCGTCACCGACTCCGTGTTTTCGATGGATGGCAACCTGGCCCCGCTCCCCGAGCTGCTGGCACTGTGCGAAAAGCATGGCGCCTGGCTCGTGGTCGACGATGCGCACGGCTTCGGCACGCTGGGCGAGAACGGCCGCGGCGCCCTCGAACATTTCGACCTGCACTCGCCCTACCTCGTCTATATGGGCACGTTGGGCAAGGCCGCCGGTGTCGGCGGGGCATTCGTGGCCGCCCATGCCACCGTGATCGAAACGCTGGTCCAGCGCGCCCGCCCCTACATCTTCACGACGGCGGCGCCGCCTGCGCTGGCGCATGCGCTGCTGACGAGCCTGGACATCATCGGCGGCGGCGAGGGGCGCGAGCGCCGGACGCACCTGGCCGGTTTGGTGGCACAATGGCACGATGGCCTGCGACTGCAGGGCTGGACGGCACTGCCTTCGCAAACCGCGATCCAGCCGGTCGTCATCGGCGCCAACGAAGCGACGATGGACGCCGCCGCGGCCCTGTACGAACGTGGTATCTGGGTCGGCGGTATCCGCCCGCCCACCGTGCCGGCCGATTCGGCACGGCTGCGCGTTACCCTGTCCGCCGGCCACACCGCGGCCGAAGTGGCCCGGCTGGTCGACAGCATCAATGAAGTCAATGCCCACATGGAAAGGAGCCGAGATGGCACTTGA
- a CDS encoding D-amino acid dehydrogenase: MQHKEHQVVVIGGGVVGLTSAWWLLEAGFRVVLLERAPDVGNGASYRNGGQLSYRYVAPLADAGVPWKALRWMFQEAGPLRFRPEADVRQWRWLAQFLANCNTASNRRTTVKLLELGEHSRGMMAQLASTVPLAEFGWRDAGKLVVYRSRALFDAAIARPDPDNSRRVLTGAEAASLEPALASLAPRLAGGIFNSGEAVADCHAFCMALERRLQAHPRFDGILHATATCLFAENGRISAVETDRGWVTGEHFVLAAGIASRNLAATAGVRLPLYPLKGYSLTAPIGPQHAAPAISVTDFERKTLYARIGDQLRVAAMVDMVGEDTSLDPRRMAGLARLARDTMPTAADYSRIEPWAGLRPATPNSAPLLGPTRHGNLWLNVGHGPLGFTFACGTAALLADLMTGRPTPFALGFLAWRP, encoded by the coding sequence ATGCAGCACAAGGAACACCAGGTGGTCGTCATCGGCGGCGGCGTCGTCGGCCTCACGTCGGCCTGGTGGCTGCTCGAAGCCGGCTTTCGCGTCGTGCTGCTCGAGCGGGCACCCGATGTGGGCAACGGCGCCAGCTACCGCAATGGCGGCCAGCTGAGCTACCGCTACGTGGCGCCACTGGCCGATGCCGGCGTGCCGTGGAAGGCGCTGCGGTGGATGTTCCAGGAGGCGGGCCCGCTGCGTTTCAGGCCGGAGGCCGACGTGCGCCAGTGGCGCTGGCTCGCGCAGTTCCTCGCCAACTGCAACACGGCGAGCAACCGGCGCACCACCGTCAAGCTGCTGGAACTCGGCGAGCACAGCCGCGGGATGATGGCGCAACTGGCCTCCACGGTGCCGCTGGCCGAATTCGGCTGGCGCGATGCGGGAAAGCTGGTCGTCTACCGGAGCCGGGCCCTGTTCGATGCCGCCATCGCCAGGCCCGATCCGGACAACAGCCGGCGCGTGCTGACCGGCGCCGAAGCGGCCTCGCTGGAGCCCGCGCTGGCATCCCTGGCCCCACGGCTGGCCGGCGGCATCTTCAACAGCGGCGAGGCGGTGGCCGACTGCCACGCCTTCTGCATGGCGCTGGAACGGCGGCTGCAAGCGCATCCGCGCTTTGACGGCATCCTCCATGCCACCGCCACCTGCCTGTTCGCGGAAAACGGCAGGATCTCCGCCGTGGAAACGGATCGCGGGTGGGTGACGGGCGAGCACTTCGTGCTGGCCGCCGGCATCGCGAGCCGCAACCTTGCCGCCACGGCCGGCGTCCGGCTGCCGCTGTATCCGCTGAAAGGCTACAGCCTGACCGCGCCGATCGGCCCGCAACACGCGGCGCCCGCCATCAGCGTGACCGACTTCGAACGCAAGACACTCTACGCCCGCATCGGCGACCAGTTGCGCGTGGCGGCGATGGTGGACATGGTGGGCGAAGACACGTCGCTGGACCCGCGCCGCATGGCCGGCCTCGCGCGACTGGCACGCGACACGATGCCCACGGCCGCCGACTATTCGCGCATCGAACCCTGGGCCGGCCTGCGCCCCGCCACCCCGAACAGCGCGCCGCTCCTCGGCCCCACGCGGCACGGCAACCTGTGGCTGAACGTGGGCCACGGCCCGCTCGGCTTCACCTTCGCCTGCGGCACCGCCGCCCTCCTCGCCGACCTCATGACCGGCCGCCCCACCCCGTTCGCCCTCGGCTTTCTGGCCTGGCGCCCGTAA
- a CDS encoding carboxyl transferase domain-containing protein: MPHIDSKLNPRSEDFRANAAAMGALVDDLRARVAKVAEGGGAAASAKHTGRGKLLPRERVRMLLDPGTPFLEFSQLAAFDMYDDAAPSAGIITGIGRVSGQECVIVCNDATVKGGTYYPVTVKKHLRAQEIAEQNRLPCIYLVDSGGANLPNQDEVFPDRDHFGRIFYNQANLSAQGIPQIAVVMGSCTAGGAYVPAMSDESIIVKEQGTIFLGGPPLVKAATGEVVTAEDLGGGDVHTRLSGVADHLAQNDTHALALARNIVSHLNRQKPAFAVREVVEPKYAPEELYGVIPVDTRKPFDIREVIARIVDGSEFDEFKARYGTTLVCGFAHIHGMQVGIIANNGILFSESALKGTHFIELCCQRKIPLVFLQNITGFMVGRKYENEGIARNGAKMVTAVATAAVPKFTVIIGGSFGAGNYGMCGRAYSPRFLWMWPNARISVMGGEQAASVLATVKRDGIEAKGGTWSQDEEAAFKQPIKEQYEHQGHPYYASARLWDDGIIDPADTRMVLGLGLSAALNAPIPDTKFGVFRM; the protein is encoded by the coding sequence ATGCCGCACATCGACAGCAAACTCAATCCGCGCAGCGAAGACTTCCGCGCCAACGCCGCCGCCATGGGGGCGCTGGTGGATGACCTGCGCGCCCGCGTTGCCAAGGTGGCCGAAGGCGGCGGCGCGGCGGCCAGCGCGAAGCACACGGGGCGCGGCAAGCTGCTGCCCCGCGAGCGCGTGCGCATGCTGCTCGATCCCGGCACGCCGTTCCTCGAATTCTCGCAACTGGCCGCCTTCGACATGTATGACGACGCGGCGCCATCGGCCGGCATCATCACCGGCATCGGCCGGGTGTCGGGCCAGGAATGCGTCATCGTCTGCAACGACGCCACCGTCAAGGGCGGCACGTACTACCCGGTGACGGTGAAAAAGCACCTGCGCGCACAGGAAATCGCCGAGCAGAACAGGCTGCCCTGCATCTACCTGGTGGACTCCGGCGGCGCCAACCTGCCGAACCAGGATGAAGTCTTCCCCGACCGCGACCACTTCGGCCGCATCTTCTACAACCAGGCCAACCTGTCCGCCCAGGGCATTCCGCAGATCGCCGTCGTCATGGGTTCGTGCACGGCGGGCGGCGCCTACGTGCCGGCGATGAGCGACGAATCGATCATCGTCAAGGAACAGGGCACGATCTTCCTGGGCGGCCCGCCGCTGGTCAAAGCGGCCACCGGTGAAGTCGTGACGGCCGAAGACCTGGGCGGCGGCGACGTGCACACCCGCCTTTCCGGCGTGGCCGACCACCTGGCGCAGAACGATACCCACGCGCTGGCACTGGCACGGAACATCGTCTCGCACCTGAACCGGCAAAAGCCCGCTTTCGCCGTTCGTGAAGTCGTGGAACCAAAGTACGCGCCCGAGGAACTGTATGGCGTGATCCCCGTCGACACGCGCAAGCCGTTCGACATCCGTGAAGTCATCGCACGGATCGTGGACGGCAGCGAATTCGACGAGTTCAAGGCCCGCTATGGCACCACGCTGGTATGCGGCTTCGCCCACATCCACGGCATGCAGGTGGGGATCATCGCCAACAACGGCATCCTGTTCTCCGAATCGGCGCTGAAGGGCACGCACTTCATCGAACTGTGCTGCCAGAGGAAGATCCCGCTGGTCTTCCTGCAGAACATCACCGGCTTCATGGTGGGCCGCAAGTACGAGAACGAAGGCATCGCCCGCAACGGCGCCAAGATGGTGACGGCCGTGGCCACCGCCGCGGTGCCGAAATTCACCGTCATCATCGGCGGCAGCTTCGGCGCCGGCAACTACGGCATGTGCGGCCGCGCCTACTCGCCGCGTTTCCTGTGGATGTGGCCCAATGCGCGCATCTCGGTGATGGGCGGCGAACAGGCCGCCTCCGTGCTGGCCACCGTAAAACGCGACGGCATCGAAGCAAAGGGCGGCACGTGGTCGCAGGACGAGGAAGCCGCGTTCAAGCAGCCGATCAAGGAACAGTACGAACACCAGGGCCACCCCTACTATGCCAGCGCGCGGTTGTGGGACGATGGCATCATCGACCCGGCCGACACGCGCATGGTGCTGGGCCTGGGCCTGTCGGCGGCATTGAATGCGCCGATCCCGGACACGAAATTCGGCGTCTTCCGCATGTAA
- a CDS encoding adenosylmethionine--8-amino-7-oxononanoate transaminase yields MTNNTSDWVARSLKSVWHPCTQMQHHETVPLIPVSHGRGAWLYDHDGRRYLDAISSWWVNLFGHANPRINAALRDQLDMLEHAMLAGFTHEPVIRLSERLSALTGGVLGHAFYASDGASAVEIALKMSFHAWRNAGRGEKQEFVCLQGSYHGETIGALAVTDVALFKDAYGPLLRATQTVMSPDARQARDGETAQDVARRAAADVQRLFEAKADKIAAIIIEPLVQCAAGMAMHDPLYLQLVRELCDKHAVHLIFDEIAVGCGRTGTFFACEQAGIWPDFVTLSKGISGGYLPLSLVLTRDEIYQAFYSADITRGFLHSHSYTGNPLACRAALATLDIFEEDGVLEANRGRAGKLAAAMAPLADHPRASNMRQRGMILAFDAVGVDKAFSRRFFANATRNELLLRPIGATVYLMPPYILDDEEIAGLAARTQAVFEQTLAEA; encoded by the coding sequence TTGACGAACAACACCAGCGATTGGGTGGCCCGCAGCCTGAAGAGCGTGTGGCACCCCTGCACCCAGATGCAGCACCATGAGACTGTTCCGCTGATCCCCGTCAGCCACGGCCGCGGCGCGTGGCTGTACGACCATGACGGCCGGCGTTACCTCGACGCGATCAGCTCATGGTGGGTCAACCTGTTCGGCCACGCGAACCCGCGCATCAACGCGGCATTGCGCGACCAGCTGGACATGCTGGAGCATGCGATGCTGGCCGGCTTCACGCACGAGCCGGTGATCCGCCTGTCCGAGCGGCTGTCGGCGCTGACGGGCGGTGTGCTCGGCCACGCGTTCTACGCGTCGGACGGCGCCTCGGCGGTCGAGATCGCGCTGAAGATGAGTTTCCACGCCTGGCGCAACGCGGGCCGCGGCGAAAAGCAGGAATTCGTCTGCCTGCAGGGCAGCTACCACGGCGAAACGATCGGCGCGCTGGCCGTTACCGACGTGGCGCTGTTCAAGGACGCCTACGGCCCGCTGCTGCGCGCGACGCAAACGGTGATGTCGCCCGACGCGCGCCAGGCCCGCGATGGCGAAACGGCGCAGGACGTGGCACGCCGCGCCGCGGCCGATGTGCAGCGGCTGTTCGAGGCGAAGGCGGACAAGATCGCCGCCATCATCATCGAGCCCCTGGTCCAATGCGCCGCCGGCATGGCGATGCACGATCCGCTGTACCTGCAACTGGTGCGCGAGCTGTGCGACAAGCACGCGGTGCACCTGATTTTCGACGAGATCGCCGTCGGCTGCGGCCGCACCGGCACGTTCTTCGCCTGCGAACAGGCCGGCATCTGGCCGGACTTCGTCACGCTGTCGAAGGGCATCAGCGGCGGTTACCTGCCGCTGTCGCTGGTGCTGACACGGGACGAGATCTACCAGGCGTTCTACAGCGCCGATATCACGCGCGGCTTCCTGCATTCGCACTCCTACACCGGCAACCCGCTCGCCTGCCGCGCCGCACTCGCCACGCTCGATATTTTCGAGGAAGACGGCGTGCTGGAAGCGAACCGCGGTCGGGCCGGCAAGCTGGCCGCCGCGATGGCGCCGCTGGCCGATCATCCACGTGCAAGCAATATGCGCCAGCGCGGCATGATCCTGGCCTTCGATGCCGTTGGCGTGGACAAGGCTTTCTCGCGCCGCTTCTTTGCCAACGCCACGCGCAACGAGCTGCTGCTGCGCCCCATCGGCGCGACCGTGTACCTGATGCCGCCGTATATCCTGGACGACGAGGAAATCGCCGGCCTTGCGGCGCGCACGCAGGCCGTGTTCGAACAGACGCTGGCGGAGGCATGA